DNA sequence from the Methanolobus sp. ZRKC5 genome:
GCAAAAACAGGTATTTAAGGATATTGTTTACAGTGAGAAACCAGTGATCTAGATTGCAAGTTTTTAATCCAAAGTGTTGTCATATAAACTATAATTAACAACAACTAAGCATCCTGTTCTATTGAAAGTTGTCAGCGCTTAATTGAAGATATCGAGTCCCGGATTTAAATCCACAAAAGGAGGGGGTTCATTGTGAATTCATGTTAATATCTTCCTGGTTTTAAACCATATAAATTCAATGAATTGCCTTATATAATATCAAGGTACACTTAATGCACATATACTTCATACAGACTTAATATATAGTCACTAACAAAAAGTATACTTAAGTGAGATTATGGGAAACGACGAAAAACTGATCAACATAAGGAATAACAAAGAATATCACTGCCCTGTGGAAGCGACCCTTGATGTAATCGGGGGGAAATGGAAACCTTTGATCCTCTGGCAACTAAAAGAACTTGAGGTCATACGCTATAACAAACTACAGCAGAAACTACATGGAGTTTCCCCAAGGATGCTGACGAAACAGCTAAGGGAGCTTGAAGAGGATGGCCTGGTAAACCGCAAGATGTATCCGGAGATTCCTCCAAAGGTCGAATATTCATTAACGGAATTTGGTAAGACCGTTACTCCTATACTTGAAGCACTTTGTGACTGGGGTAGTGAATACTTGGGAAGACAATGTGCTCTTGGGCCGGATGAATAAAACATTACATTCGATTATTCAAATCTTTGCAACCTTTAATTAGATCATAAATTCCCCGTAATCCCCATGTCCTCTTCATTTGTCCGTTTAACTTTATTCGAGTAATGAGCACTGCCTACTGTAACAGGTGCTCTATCCTGAATATGATCAACACTTTTTTCGATTACACCTTCAGATGCCATTAAGTTAAGGTGCCATCTAAGGATAGTCTTTGAAGAAACACGACTGTTTTTTGACTGCTTAGAGTCTTACTTCTACAAGACAGTGGTATTTTTTGTTGTTTTTTATGTTGGCAAGTTTTTCATAGTTTCTATTGTCGCGTGCGGTATACTTTTTGTTAGTAGCTATATAAAAAGTCTGCATGAAATATATGAGCATTAAGTGTATTTTGTATGATTCCATCAACTATATCTTTGGGGTAACCAATATGATAACCGTAGGTTCAGCTTATAGGGACCTAGGCATCGGCTTGCATCGGAAGATGTCAAAAAAGATTCAGAAATGATGTGGTATAAGGGAAATGAAACCAATAACACTAGAGGAAATGCTTGCACTGCCATTGAACAAATTTGTCGATAGGTGCGTGGACTGGTGTGAAGAGTTCAATGATGAACAAACCATGAAAACAGATAAAGAAACACCCTGCTCAGTTCTATTTTGGGTAGTGAATAATCAAAAGAAGTGTTCAAAGGGAAACGTGGCAAATATTGAGCATTGTCCTGTGTGCGATCAACCGGTATGTCCAAATTGTATGAATCATAACGTGCATCAGCTGTTAAGGGTTACTGGCTATCTTTCCACTGTGGCTGGTTGGCTGGAACGCGTCAAAAAAGCAGGGATTGAAGGGTAGAAATAAGAATTTGAGTTCTGCCACTATTTGAATGGTGACTTATATTTGATGCTATGTGGAATACTTATTCAAACAAGTACCAATCAGGCTGAAACTGGTAACTCTGTTCAACATATGGTATTTTTAAAATAATTGTGAGTTTCCATTAGAGTCTGAATATTAAGGATTTCTACAAAGCTGAAGATTGATTGATGGAATGCAAATGATGAAAATTTTATTTATAACTGTAAGGTGAAAAAATGGGAATAACAACTCAATGCAAAAAACTTAGCCCCATTGCTGAAGATATCCTCGGTAAAAGGTATTACCATAAAGGGGAGGATTGGAGCGGACTATGTGAAAGAGTCGCATTTGTAATATCAAATGGTGACAAAGAATTAGCAGATGACTTCTTTGATGTAATGTACAACCTTGATTTCTTGCCAAATTCTCCTACATTGGCAAATGCAGGTAAAGAAGGTGACAGACAACAGCTTTCTGCATGTTTCATATTGCCTGTTGAGGATGATCTGGTTGAAATAATGGGAACAGTCAAAAACACCGCTGTTGTTCATAAAAGCGGTGGTGGGACTGGTTTTGATTTCTCTTCAACCAGACCCAAAGGTTCCCCGGTATCATCAACAAATGGTGTTGCATCCGGTCCTCTCAGCTGGATGAAAATCATCAATGCAACTACAGAAGAGGTCAAACAGGGTGGTATGAGACGTGGTGCAAACATGGGTACTCTCCGTGTGGACCATCCGGATATTCTTGACTTCATCCTTTGTAAGAAGAATGACAAGATGATGACAAACTTCAATTTGTCCGTTGCTGTATCTGAAGTTTTCATGGATGCTGTTGAGAAGGGCGATGATTTTGAACTGGTAGATCCTCATAATAGCGAAGTAGTCCGTATGGATGCCCGTGAGGTATTTGATATCATATGCGAGAATGCCTGGGAATCCGGTGAACCCGGAATGATATTCATTGATACGGTAAATTCCACTAATCCTGTTCCTCATCTCGGTGCGATCAAATCATCAAATCCATGTGGTGAGTTCTATTTCATTCCATTCGGTGTATGTAATCTCGGTTCAATAAACCTGGTCAATATGCTGAAACCTACAGAAGATGGACTTTATGCAATTGATTTTGACCGTCTCAAGAAGATCACTGAAATTGCAGTCACATTCCTGGATAAGGTTATTGATGTGAATCATTTCCCATTACCTGAGATCCATGATATGGCACACAAGACCAGACCTATTGGATTAGGTGTCATGGGACTTGCAGACATGTTGTTGTACATGAAATTACCCTATGACAGTGATGCGGGTCGTGAAATGGTTGGGAAGGTCATGAAGTTCATTGATAACGCTGGATGGGCTACATCAAACATGCTTGGTCGTGAATTCGGTACATTCCCTGAGTTCCAGCAAGAAAACCTTCCATCACAGAAGACACCAAGAAATTGTCAGATCACAACAATAGCACCAACAGGTACACTTGCAACATTCGCTGGTGTATCATTTGGAATTGAGCCTAACTTCAATTTCGTGTATAAGAGGAAGATTATTGATAGCGAATTCATTCAAGTCCATCCACTCTTTGAGAAGGTGGCGAAGGAAGAAGGTTTCTATTCTGAAGGACTGATGGAAATACTCAGGACAACTCCATCTCTGCAGATGAGAGATCTGACTGAAGTTCCGGACCATGTGAAGGAATACTTCATCACAGCTTTCGATGTTTCACCTGAAGACCATGTGAAGATGCAAGCTACGGTCCAGAAGTATGTTGACAACGCCGTCTCAAAGACTATAAATCTCCAGTATGACGCTACATCTAAGCAAATTGGAGAATTGTATATGATGGCCTGGAAACTCGGATGTAAGGGTCTTACAGTCTATCGTGATGGCTCCAGGGACGACCAGGTGATCGTTGCTGCAAAAGAGTCAGATGCGGACGATATAAAGCTCCTTGAAATATGCGGAGATACAGATTTTGAAGAAGCTGATATTGAAGAAGATATCGCTCCTACTCAGATCGATATCATGAATCCTGATACACTCGCTTTTGCAATGGAAGGTTTATCTCCTGAAGAGAAGTCTGAGCTTCTTCAGAGAGTAAATCTCTTCAGATTGGATTACAATACAGAAATCGACTTGCATCCAAAGGAAACTGTAAACGGTAGAAGGATAAAGTTCACAACCGGATGTGGTGAATTATATTGCAAATCGTTCGAGAATCCAATAGGGGATGGTAATGATGCAATTCCTTGGGAGCTGTTCATGACCACTGTTGGTGGTGGATGTAAAGCTCATTCTGCTGCACTTGCGATCACTGTGTCACTTGCATTGCAGGGAAGAGCAAATATCAAAAGCCTTACGCATCATTGGAGTAAGATCCAGTGTGATGCATGTAAAGGCCGTGATACTGATGGTAAGTCATGTCCTTCGATCGTGGCCAATTACATCAGATCATTGACCAAAGAGTCGGTTACCGGTACAACAGAAAAGACGATCAACAAACCAAGGATTGCTCAAGAAGTCACTAAAGTACAGACATCATTGAAGGGTGTTTGTCCGGAATGTGGTGAAGAGATAAGGCGCATTGATGGATGTAGAAGTTGTTCAGCATGTGGCTGGACAAGGTGTGATTAATGTCACATCATCTATTCTTTGATAAAACGTGTGCGTAAAAAGACTGTTGACAAAACAAATTTGTTTACAATCTTAATTTAGCATTCTTTGATAAAAATTGAGGCCATAGTTTTCGGTAAATTTCAGCAAAACCTCCATTATCTCACTATACTATACTTTTTGTTAGTGACTATATAGTAAGTCTGTATGAGGTATATGTATATTAAATGTGTTTTGAAGCATATAATGCAATTCATTAGATTTGTATTGTTTAAACAATGAAGGTATGCAAATGAAAGTAGTCGCTATAAACGGAAGCCCACGTAAAGAGGGGAACACAGCAGCCATGTTGAAAGAACTCACGTCTAAACTCGAATCAGAAGGCATCGAGACCGAAACTATCACCATTGGCGGAAAGAAGATTCATGGCTGTACAGCATGTATGAAATGCTTTGAGAATAAGAACAGCAAATGTATTTTTGATGATGACGGCATCAATGAATGCATCGCGAAAATGAAGGAAGCTGATGGTATAGTGATTGGTTCACCTACTTACTTTGCAGATGTCAACACAGAGACCAAGGCACTCATAGACCGTGCAGGATTCGTGTCTATTGCAAATGATCAATTCTTTTCCAGAAAAGTCGGTGCTGCTGTGGTAGCAGTTCGCAGGGCAGGTGCAGTACGTGCCTATGATACCATCAATCACCTGTTCGGCATTACCAACATGTTCGCCGTGGGTTCAACTTACTGGAACATTGGTATCGGTCTGAACCCCGGCGATGTCGAAGATGACGCTGAGGGTATGCAGACCATGGATAATCTCGCCTCCAACATGGCATGGTTGTTGAAGAAGATTAATTCCGAGTAAATAAAAATAGAGGAATTGGCAATAAAATGAGAATCACTGGAATATTGGGGGAATGTCATAACGACATTTTCTCTGTGATTCTTTAATGTCAAAAGCCTTCCCATGTATCAAATGTTTCTGAATTCCTTTCTTTTCTTCCTTCGCCCCATCTTCTATATCATTCTAATTTGATGGAAGCTGTATGAATTCATATTACAAAACAATTATATAGGTGCAAACATCTCCAATGCAATTCTGATATGGACGATTCATGAAGATGAAGAAAAATGGATGATCGAAAAAAAGGAATACTTTACTTACTGATAGTTGCTGCAATGTGGGGTTTTTCTTTCATTGCCACAAAAGTGTTGCTTGATTATCTCAATCCTGCAATCATTGCATTTGCTCGTTTCTTGATTGCGGCCATTCTCCTGTTAGCTATTTCCCGGGAACGAGAAAATTATACCCAAAATGAGATTAAGTATGTAGTACTTGCAGGTTTTCTTGGTATTACCTGTTACTACATGTTTGAAAATGTGGCACTGACATTCACAACAGCTACCAATTCATCACTTATAGGTGCTACTATACCTATTTTTTTCATTATGACTGTCGATATAATCAGAAAGAGGCTATCAAACCCAAAAAAATATTTTGGTGCATTTATTGCTCTTTTTGGAGTAAGTCTGCTGATACTGAATGGGAAATACAATCTTAACCTGAATCCTCTGGGGGATTTCCTTATGTTTGGGTCAGTCTTTTCATGGGTATTTTATACCCTTATCATAGAACGTATGAGTTCAAGGAACTTACTCATTGTTTCCCGGGATCTCACATTAGCAGGTATGGTCTTTCTCCTTCCATTTGTATTCTATGAAGCACAGACCCTAAAGATATGGACATTCACTCAAAATGACCTTCTGATAGTTCTCGCTGCTCTCATTTATCTTGGTGCGTTCTGTTCAGCACTGGGATTTTTCTACTGGAACAAAGCTATACATCTTGCTGGATCATCTACCTCAACTACTGCTCTCTACCTTATTCCATTTGTAGCGATTATAGGGGACAGCATAATAATTGGAAATTTACCAAATATCTATGTAATAACAGGGGCAGTTTTTGTAGTTGCAGGTGTCTACTTTTCTGAACATTCCTGATAGAGGCGATATACTAATAAATGCAAAGCATATAGGCAAAGACCTGTAAAGTTAGTATGCACATCAATGCGGAGTTATCATCATGAAAATACGTGAGCTTATCAGCCATCATTCCACCAGCACTGAAAAAAGAGGAAACGGGATTACAATCCATACGATCAATGTTTCCGAACCTATAGAAACACCCGAACGATTCAGCTATCTGGATTTCCTGTCCGAGGAACCGTCCAGAAGGATCTGGGCAAGTGACCAATACAGGACGATATTGATAGAGATTGATGGTGAACTAACCGCTTACGAACATGTGAGACTGGCAAACTACAGGATCCAGTTAGATGGTCTCAAGGAAAAATACGAAGAAGAAAAGGTGAAGGGTCTGCAAGAACTTGCTGATGCATTTACGTTCGCCAGCGATGAACACAAAAGCGGTGTAAGGAAGTCAGGTACTCCATACATATCACATCCAATGGATGTAGCATCCATCCTTCTCAAAGAAAATGCGTCATATGAACTTGTTATAGCAGGATTGCTACATGACATCGTTGAAGATACTGACGTTGATATTGCAACAATATTAGTTAAATATGGCCAGCAGGTTGCTGATTACGTGGACGCTGTTACCGAACCTGAAGAGCTAAGACAGCCTGCAACTGGTGACAAGACACAAAACTGGAAAGAACGAAAGGAATACACCATCAGAAATATGGCTAGGGCAAACAGCGAGATAAAACTCCTCTCATGTGCAGACAAGCTCGCCAATATCAGAGACCTTATCAGTGATATAGGGATTCAGGGAGAAGGGTTCTGGGACAAGTTCAATGCACCTAGGGAAGAACAGCAATGGTACTATCGCTCAATGCTTGAAGCATTTGCTACAGGTCCCCAGAACATCACAGAGACCCGTGCTTATCGTGATTTCAAGGAATGTGTGGACAACCTGTTCTGAATTGAAAACTACATTCCAAATAACAGATTGCTTATTGTAAGCAATCTTCTTATTCATTAAATCCTGAAATTCTTCAGTAAACTTCTTAGCTCCCGAATATTTCAATCTCGAAGCATAGCTTTCAGTTTAGGTCAATACCTGATTCTGATCCGGCAGCTTACCTATAAGTAAAAAACAGTCAAAAGACACTTCAGTTCTTGACCTTGGAATGATGCCTTACTTCTTCAATTTCAGCTTTTCCAAGGGCTTTTAAAAAGTGCGCGGCGCGGGTAGTTGTATGCTGGTGTCTTTCTCTCACACGGGCCTGATAGATGCGTATGGAGCGAAGGAAATCTATCTTACGGAACTCCGGCCAGAATGGTGCGCAGAAATATGCTGCACATTCGTTTCCATTAGCCTGCCATGGGAGGAAATTGGATACTCGTTCATCTCCGCCTGTGCGTATGACCAGGTCCACATCAGGTAGTGCTGAGCCATTTGAAGGGTACAGGTGCCCGGATATGGTATCTTCATTGATATCTTCAGGTTCCAGTTCTCCGGCCTGGACCTTGCCAGCAATTTCCTGTACCGCCTGAACAATTTCCTGTCTGCCGCCGTATGCTATTGCAACATTGAGATTGAATTTATCATACACTGATGTTACAAGTTCAACATTCTTGATGGAATCGCGGAGCGGTTCTGGTAATTTATCGATATCTCCAATGGCATGAACTCTCATCTTTCTTTCATGCGTTCTTTCGTCGACGACTATCTCATCGAACTTAATTCTGATAAGGTCAAAGAGTTTATCCTTCTCATCGTCAGACCTGTTAAAATTCTCAGTTGAAAAAGCGTAGATGGTAAGGTGTTCCACTCCTATCTCACAGGCCCATTCCATTACATTCTCAGTAACATCTGCTCCCCTGCTGTGTCCGAAAGAACTGATCTGGCCGAGCTTACGCGCATACCTGCGGTTCCCGTCCATAATAATAGCTACATGTCGTGGAACATCTTCACTTTGAACTTCCTGCGTAAGCAGACGTTCATATCCTTTGTATACTATTCGGGGTATACTTCTTAGTATGAGTGACACTCCCGTGTTTTAAGTGAAATTTAATTATGTTTTTAGCTTGAAACCTTTCAAAATGGAAAAAGAGAGAGTTTACGTTAGTAATTATCGAGGACGGTTCGTACAATATCCCTGTAATCTTCCTTTAGCAGGTATATATTGTGGTCTCCGGTAACATCGATACTCAGGATTCCCAGTCTTGTATTCATGAGACCAACCATTGCGGATACGCCTCTGTAACTCACATCAAAATCCGTATTATGAAGATGCTCGTACACGTCACCTGTAGTGAACTTTCCACCATTAAGGAACAATTTCAGTACTACTTTTCGTATACCAGTATCATCGCGACTAAGATATTTTATTAGTCTTTCTCTTACTCGCTCTTCAATCGTTTCCAGTACAAACACCTCTTTCTTCAATATGTTATTTTATCTTATAAAACTATTTATTTGAAATAGCTTTAAAATCCTTATTGGATATGAGAATTGTACCATCTATATCATTCTCCCTTATATATTTTAGCTTTTACAAGGGTATCTTCTCAACAATTAGTCCATCTTTAAGAGGATATCTTTCAAGAATGTACAATTTTCTTATCGGAGTCCTGATCGATTCTGCAACATCTTCCAGTATCCACCAGGCAATATCAATTCCATCTGCAGCGGTTTCCATCATTTCAGGAGGTACTTCCATCTGCAATAGTTCATTATTTACAATTTTAAGTTCATCACTTGTAACACATTCAATATGTCCATAATATATAGTGCCATCCTCACTTATCTCATCAAAGGGCCTTGCGGTGTTCTCAGCAATACGTATAAGCCTGTTTCGAAGCTGAACCGCATCTTTGTAACTTGATGAACAGAAGTGTATCATTTCACAATTTTGGGCAATTTCAGTTGCATATTCCTCAGAACCGATAACTGCATTTGATACATCATCTCTCAGCGTATAACCTTTTGCTTTCATCGCATCAGTATTTGTGTCGGAAAACTCCAGTTCATTAAGGTTAAGGAAGCACCCGACCTTCTCTACAAAAAGTGCCATTTTATCAGCACCTTCAATAGAAGGTATCTCTATTCCTGCTTCCATTTCCAGTTCCTTTGCAAAGTTTATTGAATCTGCATAGCTGGTAGTATCCATTCTGCCCCACAGCTCCACAGGGGGATGGAACCTTATCTCATCGAGTCCTGCCTGAGATAGCTCATTTAGCGTTTTCCTGTCAGGAGCAATGGATGTATACATGTGTATATGGTGTTGAGCCCCGAACTCTTTTTTCAGGAGTTTAATATAATGGATAACTCTATCCATTTTTAAAAGAGGCTCTCCTCCGGTAATCCCTGTCCCGAGTGCATTCATCTGTCTCGCTTCTTCAAGGACATCCTGGTCAGAAAGGACCTTCCTTTCATTGGCATAAGTATCGTCAGTACGCCTCTCGTCTGATACAGGGCAATAAAAACAATCTTTCGGGCAGACTCCTGTGACGAAAAGCACCATCTTTGCTCCTTGCTGGCAGAGTTTGCATCCATCCGATAGAAAAGAAGAGAATGAACCTGATTCTCCCGGGATAAGTTTACTCATTCAGGCTTCCTATAACTTGCAGGTATATAAGGTTATTTTTATAGCCCCACATCCTAACTCTTATTTAGAATCCACGTAATAATTAATTCCGATGGAAGAACGTGAAGGCTTTATTGTATCCATTGGATGCAGGAAATGTGGGAGGTGTGAGAACATTTGTCCCAATGGAGCACTTTACAGGATCAATGGTTTTACCAACGTGGATCACGAAAAGTGTGATCTCTGTATGAAATGCGTAAAAATATGTCCTAACAAGACACTGGAATATATGGAATGAACCAGGCCACTCCATATAGTTTCGCAGTTATTCTTTCATTCCGATGGAAAATGCCTTGCCTAGTAACTTGCCAACACCGTAGTAATTCCTTTCAGGTGAGTAGATAATCGGTTTTATTTTTTGAATTTCGGGATTTCCTTTTTCATTCAGTACAGACTCATCTGCTTTTATATCTACGATCTCCCCTATGAATTGTGTATGAAGTCCCAGCTCAAAGCTCTGTACCAATTTACATTCAAGGACAATGGGGAATTCTTCTATGTAGGGTGCATACACAAGATCACTTTTCACAGCTGTAAGTCCCATCTTTTCGAACTTGTCAACATCCTTTCCACTTGCCATGCCAAAGTAATCTGTTTCCTTCACGTATTTCTCAGAGGGAATGTTTATGGTAAAAGCTTCCTTTTCCATTATGTTGGTATAAGTGTAAGTGGCCTTGCGCATGGATACGCTAATGCATGGTGGTTCTGAACAGCAGATACCTCCCCAGGCGGCAGTCATTGCATTTGCATTTCCAAACATGTCATAGCTTCCAACGACCCACGCAGGTGTCGGGTAAGCTAAGGATTTTGCTCCGATCGATTTTTTCATAGGATACACCTCTGCAAAAAAGGTCTTAGGAAACCTTTAATCTTGCGGCAGTTGCCTCATCATATCATTCCCCTGAAAATGACCCTTGAAAGTATGGTTGACACAGTGAAGACTATTATGGTAACCGGCAGGATCTGCCCGATATCGTATCGCAGTTGTGCCTTGTCACCTCCATACTCGATAGTGCCTGAAAAGCGAATTAGTATAACCGTTATAAATATGATATATATTCCAATGGCGAACATGAAAAGATCAGAAGGTATGGACTGGTTCAGGTTCTCAGGGGATATTTGAGCAGGACCCGGGAATGCATTTTCAGGCAGACGTTTTATGCTTTCTGCTATATTCTGGAGGATCTTTGCTATCACTTCAGAAAGGGCAATGGTAACTCCTGCTATAAGGGGTGCGAAGACCGCAGCAGTCGTACGCATGGTTGAGGTCATATCATAGAGTGACTGCTTTATGTTCAGCTCCACGTCCTGAAGTTCCTTAAGGTGGTCTGCAAGCTTAACAATAGCGACACCTGCTACCACATGGCTCTTGTGGGCACTTTCAATGAACAGCATCATTGTGGTCTTGATCCTCTCTGAATAGATGTCCTTGAATGCTCCGAAATCCTCATCGAATATTGCTGAATGGATATCTGTTCGCATGTTCATCAGGTTAAGTGATATCCTCTCAAATGCGGTTGCTATGTCAGAACCACGCATTGTAGCTGCTGTGTGAATGAATGCTTCTTCAGCAGACCTGCCCTCGGATATCCTTCGACCAAGGACAAACAGGGCATCTGAGAACTCATTTTCCATTCTGCGTATTTCATCTCGTATCTTTTTGTAGGGTGCATAGCTGATATTCAGGTAAACGGAAACAGCAAATACAATACCCCATATTATGAAAAGCGTGGGTGGAATAATTCCATCCAGGGTTGCTGTTGACACTATGTTCCACGGGTTTCCCCTGTAGATCAAAACGTATCCAAGTAAAGATATTGCAATACCTATTGCTGAGGAAAGCAGAAGTGCGTGTCTTTTTCGATTTTTTATATTAGCGAGTTCCGGGTGGCTTTCAGGTATGTCCTGTGGGATGAATGCAGCAGGTCGTTGCATTAATATATATTCTGCATATGCGAAGGTTAGCAAGGGCAGGACCACATCATAGACTGTCACAAGGGTTCCAATCCCAAAACGTATCCCTACCACGGTTATTGCAGGCATCAAAGCTACAAGTGCAAGTGGTATCAGGATGAATATGGAGTAAAGTACGTAGGTAGGTGTCTTCAGTTTAGAGGCGAAACTATCCATAAGGGTACGTGTACTTTCAAGCACCAGATCAAGTGCCCGGTTAAGAGTGATAACTCTCTGTACCTCATCCGGTTCACATGTAGAGCTTTTGATTAGATGCAACGCCCTTTTGAAATACTCGCTGTCCTTCCCCCATAGGTTGGAAAATTCCAGTATAGCATCATCGATTCCCCTGTATTCTCTCACATGCAG
Encoded proteins:
- a CDS encoding adenosylcobalamin-dependent ribonucleoside-diphosphate reductase, coding for MGITTQCKKLSPIAEDILGKRYYHKGEDWSGLCERVAFVISNGDKELADDFFDVMYNLDFLPNSPTLANAGKEGDRQQLSACFILPVEDDLVEIMGTVKNTAVVHKSGGGTGFDFSSTRPKGSPVSSTNGVASGPLSWMKIINATTEEVKQGGMRRGANMGTLRVDHPDILDFILCKKNDKMMTNFNLSVAVSEVFMDAVEKGDDFELVDPHNSEVVRMDAREVFDIICENAWESGEPGMIFIDTVNSTNPVPHLGAIKSSNPCGEFYFIPFGVCNLGSINLVNMLKPTEDGLYAIDFDRLKKITEIAVTFLDKVIDVNHFPLPEIHDMAHKTRPIGLGVMGLADMLLYMKLPYDSDAGREMVGKVMKFIDNAGWATSNMLGREFGTFPEFQQENLPSQKTPRNCQITTIAPTGTLATFAGVSFGIEPNFNFVYKRKIIDSEFIQVHPLFEKVAKEEGFYSEGLMEILRTTPSLQMRDLTEVPDHVKEYFITAFDVSPEDHVKMQATVQKYVDNAVSKTINLQYDATSKQIGELYMMAWKLGCKGLTVYRDGSRDDQVIVAAKESDADDIKLLEICGDTDFEEADIEEDIAPTQIDIMNPDTLAFAMEGLSPEEKSELLQRVNLFRLDYNTEIDLHPKETVNGRRIKFTTGCGELYCKSFENPIGDGNDAIPWELFMTTVGGGCKAHSAALAITVSLALQGRANIKSLTHHWSKIQCDACKGRDTDGKSCPSIVANYIRSLTKESVTGTTEKTINKPRIAQEVTKVQTSLKGVCPECGEEIRRIDGCRSCSACGWTRCD
- a CDS encoding 4Fe-4S binding protein, with translation MEEREGFIVSIGCRKCGRCENICPNGALYRINGFTNVDHEKCDLCMKCVKICPNKTLEYME
- a CDS encoding radical SAM protein is translated as MSKLIPGESGSFSSFLSDGCKLCQQGAKMVLFVTGVCPKDCFYCPVSDERRTDDTYANERKVLSDQDVLEEARQMNALGTGITGGEPLLKMDRVIHYIKLLKKEFGAQHHIHMYTSIAPDRKTLNELSQAGLDEIRFHPPVELWGRMDTTSYADSINFAKELEMEAGIEIPSIEGADKMALFVEKVGCFLNLNELEFSDTNTDAMKAKGYTLRDDVSNAVIGSEEYATEIAQNCEMIHFCSSSYKDAVQLRNRLIRIAENTARPFDEISEDGTIYYGHIECVTSDELKIVNNELLQMEVPPEMMETAADGIDIAWWILEDVAESIRTPIRKLYILERYPLKDGLIVEKIPL
- a CDS encoding DUF2551 domain-containing protein, producing MFVLETIEERVRERLIKYLSRDDTGIRKVVLKLFLNGGKFTTGDVYEHLHNTDFDVSYRGVSAMVGLMNTRLGILSIDVTGDHNIYLLKEDYRDIVRTVLDNY
- a CDS encoding flavodoxin family protein; its protein translation is MKVVAINGSPRKEGNTAAMLKELTSKLESEGIETETITIGGKKIHGCTACMKCFENKNSKCIFDDDGINECIAKMKEADGIVIGSPTYFADVNTETKALIDRAGFVSIANDQFFSRKVGAAVVAVRRAGAVRAYDTINHLFGITNMFAVGSTYWNIGIGLNPGDVEDDAEGMQTMDNLASNMAWLLKKINSE
- a CDS encoding DMT family transporter encodes the protein MDDRKKGILYLLIVAAMWGFSFIATKVLLDYLNPAIIAFARFLIAAILLLAISRERENYTQNEIKYVVLAGFLGITCYYMFENVALTFTTATNSSLIGATIPIFFIMTVDIIRKRLSNPKKYFGAFIALFGVSLLILNGKYNLNLNPLGDFLMFGSVFSWVFYTLIIERMSSRNLLIVSRDLTLAGMVFLLPFVFYEAQTLKIWTFTQNDLLIVLAALIYLGAFCSALGFFYWNKAIHLAGSSTSTTALYLIPFVAIIGDSIIIGNLPNIYVITGAVFVVAGVYFSEHS
- a CDS encoding HD domain-containing protein; protein product: MKIRELISHHSTSTEKRGNGITIHTINVSEPIETPERFSYLDFLSEEPSRRIWASDQYRTILIEIDGELTAYEHVRLANYRIQLDGLKEKYEEEKVKGLQELADAFTFASDEHKSGVRKSGTPYISHPMDVASILLKENASYELVIAGLLHDIVEDTDVDIATILVKYGQQVADYVDAVTEPEELRQPATGDKTQNWKERKEYTIRNMARANSEIKLLSCADKLANIRDLISDIGIQGEGFWDKFNAPREEQQWYYRSMLEAFATGPQNITETRAYRDFKECVDNLF
- the uppS gene encoding polyprenyl diphosphate synthase encodes the protein MLRSIPRIVYKGYERLLTQEVQSEDVPRHVAIIMDGNRRYARKLGQISSFGHSRGADVTENVMEWACEIGVEHLTIYAFSTENFNRSDDEKDKLFDLIRIKFDEIVVDERTHERKMRVHAIGDIDKLPEPLRDSIKNVELVTSVYDKFNLNVAIAYGGRQEIVQAVQEIAGKVQAGELEPEDINEDTISGHLYPSNGSALPDVDLVIRTGGDERVSNFLPWQANGNECAAYFCAPFWPEFRKIDFLRSIRIYQARVRERHQHTTTRAAHFLKALGKAEIEEVRHHSKVKN
- a CDS encoding flavin reductase family protein; translated protein: MKKSIGAKSLAYPTPAWVVGSYDMFGNANAMTAAWGGICCSEPPCISVSMRKATYTYTNIMEKEAFTINIPSEKYVKETDYFGMASGKDVDKFEKMGLTAVKSDLVYAPYIEEFPIVLECKLVQSFELGLHTQFIGEIVDIKADESVLNEKGNPEIQKIKPIIYSPERNYYGVGKLLGKAFSIGMKE
- a CDS encoding helix-turn-helix domain-containing protein; this encodes MGNDEKLINIRNNKEYHCPVEATLDVIGGKWKPLILWQLKELEVIRYNKLQQKLHGVSPRMLTKQLRELEEDGLVNRKMYPEIPPKVEYSLTEFGKTVTPILEALCDWGSEYLGRQCALGPDE